The following coding sequences lie in one Rutidosis leptorrhynchoides isolate AG116_Rl617_1_P2 chromosome 6, CSIRO_AGI_Rlap_v1, whole genome shotgun sequence genomic window:
- the LOC139853989 gene encoding LOW QUALITY PROTEIN: putative F-box/LRR-repeat protein At3g18150 (The sequence of the model RefSeq protein was modified relative to this genomic sequence to represent the inferred CDS: substituted 3 bases at 3 genomic stop codons) — protein sequence MRDFFMNNVFGRGKGGKGKEKVPVELQSSEEEEDQTRDSGDDMEMFAAMEMEMIEKEAQVQEEKDLISGLPDFILVEILTRLYDIKLAIRTGTLSKRWEHIWTCSNVQFPLHELFSINSCSRDLKVSGCEFNPTAAISWKQLRTLCISEVKLDEGVIENILCGSPPRFXXXLETLKLEDCYGYRRLDISSKSVKNLVFAGYWVPPAYDHFEDDDIIAINAPYILSLKINLYLRLWKLWLLDVSSLVKADLYYKYVGRRYETAYDDEEKEEEEEEMLQGMILKLRHVKELQIGDDCLEALSRLEAKGFIFPSNLKDDVTSSAYSLEDLMETKLKLITRLDLISNNIKNLLGPKMFIDYFVLTIGHRIPLPNLLYACYGLYILDGKRSRTETLVLELPESTIDGEGCTCLADWARNRKRRREDLKKDNGQFSFFQSLKFWLIREDEGEIKMIKKMTQKCTHMLCR from the exons ATGCGCGATTTCTTCATGAACAACGTTTTTGGCCGCGGAAAGGGGGGAAAGGGAAAAGAAAAGGTTCCGGTGGAATTGCAAAGTAGTGAGGAGGAGGAGGATCAAACTAGGGATTCGGGTGACGATATGGAGAT GTTTGCAGCCATGGAAATGGAAATGATCGAGAAAGAAGCGCAAGTTCAAGAAGAAAAAGATTTAATAAGTGGTTTACCAGATTTTATTCTTGTTGAAATCCTGACTCGTTTATATGACATAAAACTCGCCATAAGAACAGGTACACTCTCCAAACGATGGGAACATATTTGGACTTGT TCTAATGTTCAGTTTCCACTACATGAGTTATTTTCCATAAATTCGTGTTCTAGGGATCTGAAAGTGTCAGGATGCGAGTTTAATCCAACGGCTGCAATTAGTTGGAAACAACTTAGGACTCTTTGTATTTCAGAGGTGAAGTTAGATGAAGGTGTGATTGAAAATATATTATGTGGGAGTCC ACCTCGTTTCTAGTAGTGATTGGAAACTTTGAAGTTGGAAGACTGCTATGGTTATAGGCGACTCGATATTAGTTCAAAGAGTGTTAAGAACTTGGTGTTTGCTGGATACTGGGTTCCTCCTGCATATGATCATTttgaagatgatgatattattgCAATCAATGCTCCATATATTTTATCACTGAAAATCAATCTTTATTTGCGCTTGTGGAAGCTTTGGTTGCTAGATGTGTCTTCTTTAGTCAAAGCTGACTTATATTATAAATATGTTGGGCGACGTTATGAGACGGCATATgatgatgaagaaaaagaagaagaagaagaagagatgctTCAAGGAATGATACTCAAGCTTCGTCATGTCAAGGAGCTTCAAATTGGAGATGACTGTTTAGAG GCACTTTCTAGGTTGGAAGCTAAAGGTTTCATTTTTCCATCAAACTTGAAGGATGATGTTACTTCATCTGCATACTCTTTAGAAGATTTAATGGAGACAAAATTGAAGCTAATTACTCGGCTTGATTTGATTAGTAATAA tataaaAAATCTTCTCGGCCCCAAAATGTTTATCGATTATTTTGTTTTAACTATTGGTCATCGAATTCCACTGCCAAACCTTCTCTATGCAT gTTATGGACTCTACATACTTGACGGAAAACGGTCACGAACGGAGACTTTGGTTTTGG AACTTCCAGAGTCTACAATTGATGGTGAAGGTTGTACCTGCTTAGCTGATTGGGCTCGAAATCGAAAACGACGTCGTGAAGATCTTAAAAAAGATAATGGTCAGTTTTCTTTTTTTCAATCGCTAAAATTTTGGTTAATTCGTGAAGATGAAGGTGAAATTAAGATGATTAAGAAGATGACACAAAAATGCACTCACATGCTTTGCAGATGA
- the LOC139852076 gene encoding uncharacterized protein has translation MGGPVYMRWMYPIERYMKKLKNYVRNKAKPEGCIAEGYVADEALTACSMSLEGIQTRFNRPDRYADGPSRSFNLKQSTPKYYKCWADVPSSFKDDVWVDIRNYFQIDTWLEGEHAAEIRTGINKIAAGRWKNAKSEYIGYYEFLEEEHPDDINFIRANPPEDCEAREWEPFVDMMLDEAYRKRCAQNKKNRAEVKYNSLHGAKSIVKHLNERQAKNAEIGPIKNYKILHKPKDRTKWNDSFIPKINYKRMKTLLKQFPGTDEEVIMEQVLGERPGHQRGLGPKMPKSVTNSESSSSTGRSRQPEIPPQPYYTAADIERIIAFNNMQIPDDVRPRFGYPPGTSTTGTSNTGTSTSGNPSSNDDFDNDLYNDGFDGL, from the exons ATGGGAGGGCCTGTTTACATGAGGTGGATGTATCCAATTGAGAGATACatgaaaaaattaaaaaattatgtTAGAAATAAAGCTAAGCCTGAAGGTTGTATAGCTGAGGGGTACGTTGCCGATGAAGCATTAACTGCATGTTCAATGTCCCTTGAAGGTATACAAACGAGATTTAATCGTCCTGACAGATATGCTGACGGGCCATCTAGGTCAT TCAATTTAAAACAGAGTACCCCAAAATATTACAAGTGTTGGGCGGATGTGCCATCATCTTTCAAAGACGACGTCTGGGTTGATATACGC AATTACTTTCAAATTGATACATGGCTAGAAGGTGAGCATGCAGCTGAAATCCGAACGGGTATTAACAAGATTGCGGCGGGACGATGGAAAAACGCAAAAAGTGAGTATATTGGTTATTACGAATTCCTCGAAGAAGAACATCCGGATGATATAAATTTCATTCGTGCGAACCCACCCGAGGATTGTGAAGCCCGAGAGTGGGAGCCTTTTGTTGACATGATGCTTGACGAAGCATATCGAAAGCGTTGTGCTCAAAATAAAAAAAACCGGGCTGAAGTCAAATACAACAGTTTGCATGGTGCCAAATCGATAGTTAAACATTTG AACGAACGTCAAGCCAAGAATGCGGAAATCGGTCCTATAAAAAATTACAAGATCTTGCACAAACCCAAGGATCGTACCAAGTGGAATGATTCGTTCATACCGAAAATTAATTAC AAACGAATGAAGACGTTGTTAAAACAATTTCCCGGCACCGACGAGGAAGTTATCATGGAACAAGTTTTGGGCGAACGACCGGGACACCAACGCGGATTGGGCCCGAAGATGCCAAAGTCGGTAACTAATTCTGAATCTTCATCGTCTACCGGTCGGAGTCGTCAACCCGAAATACCACCACAACCATACTACACGGCGGCCGACATTGAACGAATAATTGCTTTTAATAATATGCAAATCCCGGACgatgttcgaccaagatttggctaTCCTCCCGGTACTTCCACTACCGGTACTTCCAATACCGGTACTTCCACTTCCGGTAACCCGAGCTCGAACGATGACTTTGATAACGATTTGTATAATGATGGATTTGACGGTTTGTAA
- the LOC139851861 gene encoding F-box protein At5g03100-like: protein METYLDLCVYNINFKCVGFHGNIFEISYFISSIDKTLTQFRRLKLNKFKLLTVYDAPFVSQINNWIHYAMNCKVEQLDLTLFPQRNAQFPLPQLFFTNSCFRDLKVAGCVFNPTAAISWKQLRTLCISEVKLDEGLIENILCGSPLLETLKLEDCYGYRRLNISSKSIKNLVFDGYLVPRYDHFEDNEVIEINAPYILSLKIESVLSLWKLRLLDVSSLVKAYLFYIFGGGYVRTREEEEEEEEKEEKEEETLKGLMLKLCHVKELQIGDYCLKALSRLEPKGFVVPSNLKFDVTSPAYSYDEFLEKNLKLITRIDRFNNT from the exons ATGGAAACATATTTGGACTTGTGTGTTTATAATATCAATTTCAAATGTGTTGGTTTTCATGGAAATATATTTGAAATTTCCTATTTCATTTCATCCATTGAcaaaaccctaactcaattccgcCGGTTGAAGCTCAACAAATTTAAACTCCTTACCGTTTACGATGCTCCGTTTGTTTCGCAAATCAACAATTGGATTCATTACGCTATGAATTGTAAAGTTGAACAACTCGATTTAACACTATTTCCTCAGCGTAACGCTCAGTTTCCACTACCTCAGCTCTTTTTCACAAATTCATGTTTTAGGGATCTGAAAGTGGCAGGATGTGTGTTTAATCCAACGGCTGCGATTAGTTGGAAACAACTTAGGACTCTTTGTATTTCAGAGGTGAAGTTAGATGAAGGTTTGATTGAAAATATATTATGTGGGAGTCCGTTATTGGAAACTTTGAAGTTGGAAGACTGCTATGGTTATAGGCGGCTCAATATTAGTTCAAAGAGTATTAAGAACTTGGTGTTTGATGGATACCTGGTTCCTCGATATGATCATTTTGAAGATAATGAGGTTATTGAAATCAATGCTCCTTATATTTTGTCACTAAAAATTGAATCTGTTTTGTCCTTGTGGAAGCTTAGGTTGCTAGATGTGTCTTCTTTAGTCAAAgcttacttattttatatatttggtGGGGGTTATGTGAGGACacgtgaagaagaagaagaggaagaagaaaaagaagaaaaagaagaagagacGCTTAAAGGATTGATGCTCAAGCTTTGTCATGTCAAGGAGCTTCAAATTGGAGATTACTGTTTAAAG GCACTTTCTAGGTTGGAACCTAAGGGTTTCGTAGTCCCATCAAACTTGAAGTTTGATGTTACTTCACCTGCATACTCATATGATGAGTTTCTGGAGAAAAATTTGAAGCTAATTACCCGGATTGATAGGTTTAATAATACGTAG